In one Terriglobia bacterium genomic region, the following are encoded:
- a CDS encoding vanadium-dependent haloperoxidase, whose product MANIAILALVLVPTLAWPQAPRQQSVVVLWNQAALAAIRNTRTSPPVAARAMAIVHTCMFDAWAAYDDVAVGTRLGGSLRRPQAERTAANKKKAISFAAYRALDDLFPGQRPTNMDPLMQALGFNPAEAADAGTPSGIGKSACDAVLEFRHRDGANQLGDRRPGAYSDYTGFTPANTSEVLIDQNRWQPLLVNGTPQRWLLPHWAMVTPFGLTSGAQFRDVMLAQGPARYPSPRYWKQTLDVVDLSAHLGDTEKVIAEYWADGASTVTPPGHWMVFAQQVSQRDHQSLDQDVKLFFILANALMDAGIAAWDAKRCTDLIRPVSVVRALLSTRQIQAWAGPGLGVRTVYGKDFRSYLPTPPFASYVSGHSAFSAAGAEILKRFTGSDQFGESFIAGPGTSLIEVGLTPSAPVTLSWPTFSDAADQAGMSRRYGGIHYEEDDLAGRALGRAVANKAWDKAIAYIDGTATGTN is encoded by the coding sequence ATGGCGAACATCGCGATCCTTGCCTTGGTGTTGGTCCCCACGCTAGCGTGGCCGCAGGCGCCGCGCCAGCAGAGCGTTGTAGTTCTCTGGAACCAGGCCGCACTCGCTGCCATACGGAACACCAGAACTTCGCCTCCCGTGGCGGCACGGGCCATGGCCATCGTCCACACCTGCATGTTCGATGCATGGGCAGCCTATGATGACGTTGCTGTAGGAACAAGACTCGGCGGTAGCCTGCGCCGCCCGCAGGCTGAGCGCACTGCGGCCAACAAGAAAAAGGCGATAAGCTTCGCGGCCTACCGTGCCTTGGATGATCTCTTTCCGGGGCAGAGGCCTACAAATATGGATCCTCTCATGCAGGCTCTGGGATTTAATCCTGCGGAGGCCGCGGACGCCGGCACGCCCAGCGGCATTGGCAAAAGCGCCTGTGACGCGGTGCTAGAGTTTCGACATCGCGACGGGGCGAACCAGCTCGGCGACCGGCGTCCCGGCGCCTATTCTGACTACACCGGTTTCACTCCGGCCAATACCTCTGAGGTCCTGATAGACCAGAACCGTTGGCAACCGCTGCTGGTTAATGGGACTCCGCAGAGATGGCTCTTGCCGCACTGGGCCATGGTCACGCCATTTGGGCTGACTTCTGGCGCTCAGTTCCGCGATGTCATGCTGGCCCAGGGGCCTGCTCGCTATCCCTCTCCCCGTTACTGGAAACAAACCCTGGATGTGGTGGATTTAAGCGCCCACCTGGGCGATACGGAGAAAGTAATAGCGGAGTATTGGGCCGACGGCGCCTCAACCGTAACTCCACCCGGACACTGGATGGTCTTTGCGCAACAGGTCTCGCAGCGCGACCACCAGAGCCTTGATCAGGACGTCAAGCTCTTTTTCATTCTGGCGAACGCCCTCATGGACGCAGGGATCGCCGCCTGGGACGCGAAACGTTGCACGGATTTAATTCGTCCGGTGAGTGTAGTGCGCGCGCTCCTGAGTACAAGGCAGATACAAGCCTGGGCTGGACCGGGGCTGGGAGTAAGAACCGTGTACGGTAAAGACTTCAGGAGCTACCTGCCCACGCCACCTTTCGCCAGCTATGTCTCTGGCCATAGCGCGTTCAGCGCCGCGGGCGCGGAAATTCTGAAGCGATTTACGGGCAGTGACCAATTCGGTGAATCTTTCATCGCTGGGCCGGGAACGTCCTTGATTGAGGTTGGGCTCACACCCTCGGCACCCGTAACGCTCTCGTGGCCAACGTTTTCAGACGCGGCGGACCAGGCGGGCATGTCGCGGCGTTATGGGGGCATCCATTACGAGGAAGATGATCTGGCCGGGCGCGCCCTGGGACGCGCTGTTGCCAACAAAGCATGGGACAAGGCGATAGCCTACATCGACGGGACAGCCACTGGAACCAACTGA
- a CDS encoding carboxypeptidase-like regulatory domain-containing protein, with protein MDLPKRSQHTTLWLISFSVGVVWCIGSAALWLGSSFKTVVEVGALILAAINASVNELRPSSESADKEQKWETVILRRLLQVNGFTKAATLVLFSAALAITSSAAYDSYRDLKMRDVEGLVVSATKQPINGALVNLLRNGQIEHTMTTTDGRFRFEKVDLRGLQIGQLVVEVQYKDIKSRTPVDFLNRKPNEMLITMPQGTPPFRLFYFDVDGMAIDFLMKGEIDVAWDKRLGGHPFLVPNHVYNEMSSLVRSFSEPMGAPFESNQENRARVEITGGATVDWMDFRRKNEGKMFFSGSPPSISWFRQATTADVASLNTSSDEWHLEIVPERLLDGTHGSVLFEPGSSSGMVRFNPAFFFWRFATGEDLRRFAGEHSLLMQQAGHSMPLEFAAVALIPANRPDQGGCEEEWLIAFVARPTKLRVVTLENTSSSPLRIGPASIREHSPQGLREFPADQAALRSTTSKLTTLIPQGILAPGEKIIVPLAVVLAAKEPAFGFGRTLPTAQRRDLRSQIQSVTHVELPSFPAPGAAHPHPVVLPSGVFDHYLTQENPDPAFGKVFVTGTSLMLDDIEVDGFVYPVRQYDPEVFAIWEGGGGVGSCPYIYAKSRGTDLWERQGHILYGFNSSHKESTDEISLADFDGTVLIREEDPEVSYIDQLFVREMTAEGKTRILLPDLSTLQDQDGQYVQLRRGESLLVHFPGFFPVSGSRYSVVAHGYYVPDWKRNQ; from the coding sequence GTGGATTTACCTAAGCGTTCTCAACATACAACTCTCTGGCTCATCAGTTTTAGTGTGGGGGTCGTCTGGTGCATTGGTTCGGCTGCTCTCTGGCTCGGATCGTCCTTCAAAACCGTCGTTGAGGTTGGGGCGCTGATTCTCGCAGCGATTAATGCCAGTGTGAATGAACTGAGACCTTCTTCGGAGTCCGCGGACAAGGAGCAAAAGTGGGAAACGGTCATTCTGCGACGCCTGTTGCAGGTCAATGGGTTTACAAAAGCTGCCACACTTGTATTGTTTTCCGCTGCTCTGGCAATAACCAGCTCTGCCGCCTACGACTCGTATCGTGACCTCAAAATGCGCGACGTGGAGGGTCTGGTGGTAAGCGCCACCAAGCAACCAATCAATGGGGCTCTGGTTAATCTCCTACGCAACGGCCAAATCGAGCACACAATGACCACCACAGACGGGAGATTCCGATTTGAGAAGGTTGATCTACGTGGGCTGCAAATCGGGCAGCTCGTTGTCGAGGTTCAGTACAAGGATATAAAAAGCAGAACGCCTGTTGACTTCCTGAATCGGAAGCCGAATGAGATGTTGATCACTATGCCCCAGGGAACGCCGCCTTTTCGTCTGTTTTATTTCGATGTAGACGGTATGGCGATCGATTTCTTGATGAAAGGCGAAATCGACGTTGCTTGGGACAAACGGCTTGGTGGACATCCCTTCCTGGTCCCCAACCACGTGTACAACGAGATGAGTTCCTTGGTTAGGAGCTTCTCCGAACCGATGGGTGCTCCATTCGAATCCAACCAGGAGAATCGGGCCAGAGTCGAGATCACTGGCGGGGCGACCGTGGATTGGATGGACTTCCGCCGTAAGAACGAAGGGAAGATGTTTTTCAGCGGGAGCCCGCCCAGCATATCTTGGTTTCGCCAGGCGACTACAGCGGACGTTGCTTCCTTAAACACAAGTTCTGACGAATGGCACCTTGAAATCGTGCCGGAACGGCTTCTAGACGGCACACATGGCTCGGTGCTATTCGAGCCCGGCTCCTCCTCCGGCATGGTTCGGTTCAATCCGGCGTTCTTCTTCTGGAGGTTTGCAACGGGGGAGGATTTGCGACGCTTTGCAGGGGAGCATTCTTTGCTCATGCAACAGGCCGGTCATTCCATGCCGCTGGAGTTCGCAGCGGTCGCACTCATTCCCGCGAATCGGCCTGATCAAGGAGGATGCGAGGAGGAATGGTTGATAGCTTTTGTCGCGCGGCCAACCAAGCTCCGAGTCGTCACTTTGGAGAATACTTCCTCTTCGCCCCTCAGGATTGGGCCCGCCAGCATAAGGGAGCATAGCCCCCAGGGATTGCGTGAATTTCCTGCCGACCAGGCTGCTTTGCGATCTACTACATCGAAACTGACGACTCTCATTCCACAGGGGATTCTTGCACCGGGGGAAAAAATAATAGTCCCGCTTGCAGTCGTGCTCGCAGCTAAGGAACCTGCCTTTGGATTCGGCAGGACTCTTCCGACTGCTCAAAGGAGGGACTTGCGCTCGCAGATTCAGAGCGTTACGCACGTCGAACTGCCGAGCTTCCCCGCACCTGGCGCCGCCCATCCACATCCTGTGGTTCTTCCATCTGGCGTCTTCGACCACTATTTAACTCAAGAGAATCCCGACCCGGCTTTCGGTAAGGTCTTTGTTACGGGCACATCGCTGATGCTGGATGACATTGAGGTGGACGGATTTGTCTACCCAGTGAGGCAGTACGACCCGGAGGTGTTCGCGATCTGGGAAGGTGGGGGTGGCGTCGGCAGTTGCCCATATATCTACGCAAAGTCGCGGGGAACGGACTTATGGGAAAGACAAGGACACATTCTGTACGGTTTCAACAGCTCTCACAAAGAATCAACCGATGAGATCAGTCTAGCTGATTTCGATGGAACTGTTCTGATCAGAGAAGAGGACCCTGAAGTCTCATACATCGATCAGCTCTTCGTACGCGAAATGACAGCAGAAGGGAAAACCAGAATCTTACTGCCGGATCTCAGCACCCTTCAGGATCAGGACGGACAGTATGTCCAATTGCGGCGAGGCGAAAGCCTACTCGTTCATTTTCCAGGTTTTTTCCCCGTTTCAGGTTCTCGCTACAGTGTAGTCGCACATGGATATTACGTGCCGGATTGGAAGCGCAACCAGTAA
- a CDS encoding transcriptional regulator: MEFRFLGLRAPPCYGRFVITGRQLRAARVLLGWEQIELAKRSRVAIGTIRRMESFSGQIGSRTSTLSQVQQALEKAGIQFLNDESPGVRIRKK; the protein is encoded by the coding sequence ATGGAATTCCGTTTCTTGGGGTTGCGAGCGCCTCCGTGTTACGGTCGCTTCGTGATCACTGGAAGACAGTTGCGCGCCGCACGGGTCTTGCTCGGCTGGGAACAAATCGAACTGGCGAAGCGCTCTCGCGTCGCCATTGGCACTATCCGCCGTATGGAGTCTTTCAGCGGCCAAATCGGCTCGCGTACCTCCACACTCTCCCAAGTCCAGCAGGCGCTGGAAAAAGCAGGAATCCAGTTCCTCAATGACGAGAGTCCGGGCGTACGCATCAGAAAGAAATAA
- a CDS encoding transposase, producing the protein MSLEEPMKQILKDARSAWDHDGTRACVRESFRKMIACRTPALGWQIYASETEVRRVYFTCKVRSCPSCGYRATLQWQREQWTQLPDVPYAGLVFTMPDVFWGIFKQNRHLLHDLPTMGGEAVLQWMKDKYGIRPLILVVQHTFGRHLNFNTHLHMLVSAGGLSEVESRWIEGLTLNPVGFMKLWKHGVITYLRLALEAGILKSDLKSWELRELLADKYEVGWHVDMQERISKSHFLGYAARYIRRPPIAQHRFQEIDGPTVKFLTKDTATKETVLDELTKEEFIQILADHVPDKYVHSVRYYGLLAPRSRSRVFAIMFKLLGQTRRPRPRRLSWAEMIMKYFGRNPRIDSRGQPMQYVGQYCPVAA; encoded by the coding sequence ATGTCCTTAGAAGAACCGATGAAGCAGATCCTTAAGGACGCGCGATCTGCCTGGGATCACGACGGTACTCGCGCGTGCGTCCGCGAAAGCTTCAGGAAGATGATCGCATGCAGAACTCCCGCGTTGGGCTGGCAAATCTATGCCTCTGAAACGGAGGTACGACGCGTCTATTTCACATGTAAAGTGCGGTCCTGCCCTAGCTGCGGTTATCGAGCGACGCTTCAATGGCAACGGGAGCAGTGGACCCAGCTCCCGGATGTCCCCTATGCCGGACTTGTCTTTACCATGCCCGATGTTTTCTGGGGTATTTTTAAACAAAACCGGCACTTGCTGCATGACCTCCCTACCATGGGCGGTGAAGCGGTATTGCAGTGGATGAAAGACAAGTATGGAATACGGCCGCTTATCCTGGTGGTGCAGCACACTTTCGGGCGGCACCTGAATTTCAATACGCACCTTCATATGCTGGTCTCCGCCGGCGGCCTTTCGGAAGTGGAAAGCCGCTGGATAGAAGGATTGACCCTCAATCCGGTGGGCTTCATGAAGTTGTGGAAACATGGCGTCATCACATATCTCCGCCTGGCTCTTGAGGCAGGAATACTGAAATCAGACTTGAAAAGCTGGGAGTTGCGAGAACTACTTGCAGACAAATACGAAGTCGGCTGGCATGTTGATATGCAAGAACGTATTTCAAAAAGCCATTTCTTGGGGTATGCAGCCCGCTATATCCGGAGGCCTCCCATTGCGCAACATCGTTTCCAGGAAATCGACGGGCCGACGGTTAAATTCTTGACCAAAGACACTGCCACCAAAGAGACCGTTTTGGACGAGCTGACTAAAGAGGAATTCATCCAGATTCTAGCGGATCACGTACCCGATAAATACGTGCATTCCGTCCGCTACTACGGTTTGCTGGCGCCTCGCTCCCGGAGCCGTGTTTTCGCCATCATGTTCAAGCTGCTGGGCCAAACCCGACGCCCCCGCCCACGCCGATTGTCTTGGGCAGAGATGATCATGAAGTATTTTGGGAGAAATCCGCGGATTGATAGTCGCGGCCAACCGATGCAATATGTTGGCCAGTACTGTCCGGTTGCAGCGTAG
- a CDS encoding peptidoglycan-binding protein — protein sequence MFFVSKAVCAGIALLLLTTGISGPGPPITAEANSSKEMPAAGDRTDVKKVQQTLWGKGHYRGKMDGVLGLRTRASIRGFQKAENLPVTGQLDALTAHKLGVSPLRREEVVRDPSQSKPSARVLWTKGSGRTPKTLHKAVKTSPVPESGRLGREKPIAPEND from the coding sequence ATGTTCTTCGTCAGCAAAGCCGTATGCGCCGGAATCGCCTTGCTGTTGCTGACGACGGGGATTTCAGGACCCGGCCCGCCGATCACTGCGGAGGCCAACTCCAGCAAAGAAATGCCGGCAGCCGGAGATCGAACCGACGTCAAGAAGGTGCAGCAAACTCTGTGGGGCAAAGGACACTACCGCGGAAAGATGGATGGCGTCCTCGGTCTCCGGACCCGGGCGAGCATTCGCGGATTTCAGAAAGCTGAGAACCTGCCGGTTACAGGACAACTTGATGCACTGACGGCGCACAAACTCGGCGTCAGCCCTTTGCGTCGCGAGGAGGTAGTCCGCGATCCTTCGCAGAGCAAGCCTTCAGCACGCGTTCTATGGACGAAGGGTTCTGGTCGCACACCGAAGACTTTGCACAAGGCAGTCAAGACATCTCCGGTTCCTGAAAGCGGCCGCCTGGGCCGCGAGAAGCCGATTGCGCCAGAGAACGACTGA
- a CDS encoding formate--tetrahydrofolate ligase — protein sequence MSQNLLPIQSIAAKLNLPEAYFEPIGRHGAKLNLDILSDPKFPRRGKLILVTATTPTASGEGKTVTSIGLTQGLERLGRRTIITSREPSLGPVFGMKGGAAGGGLSQIEPSQKINLHFHGDFHAITSAHNLLAALVDAHLFHGNDLQLDPDQITWPRTMDMNDRALRRITVEIGEKKGGPTRNTGFVITAASEVMAVMALASGFEDLRRRLDAIVVGVSKSGKPVRAADLKATGAMMALLAEAILPNLVQTTEGTPAMVHTGPFGNIAHGTSSIVSHNMGIRLADYVVNEAGFAADLGAEKYFDIVMRSSGIAPSCAVLVSTVQSLRNQGEGDLEKGFPNLARHIQNLKNFGVPVVVAINRFPNDTDADLKRMADYCAQHGAEFALSEAYAKGGAGAEQLAEKVVQTIEKNPNPNVQPIYALEDAMEDKIAKVATGIYGAGGVNFSDKAKAKLQQFKDWGFSKLPVCIAKTQYSFTDNPKVLGAPTGWTLNVTDASLSAGAGFVVVISGNMMLMPGLPKVSRAMSVDVNAKGEIIGV from the coding sequence ATGAGCCAAAATTTACTGCCCATTCAGTCCATTGCCGCCAAGCTGAACTTGCCCGAAGCTTATTTCGAGCCCATTGGCCGCCACGGCGCCAAGCTCAACTTGGATATTCTTTCCGACCCCAAATTTCCCCGGCGTGGGAAGTTGATCCTGGTTACGGCAACGACACCCACCGCGTCGGGAGAAGGCAAGACCGTGACCTCAATCGGCCTGACCCAGGGTTTGGAGCGCCTTGGCCGCAGGACCATTATCACTTCGCGCGAGCCGTCGCTGGGGCCGGTGTTTGGTATGAAGGGCGGCGCTGCCGGCGGCGGACTCTCGCAGATCGAGCCCAGCCAGAAGATCAATCTGCATTTTCATGGCGACTTTCACGCGATCACGTCAGCCCACAACCTGCTGGCCGCCTTGGTGGACGCCCACCTCTTTCATGGCAACGACCTGCAACTCGATCCCGACCAGATCACCTGGCCGCGCACCATGGACATGAATGACCGCGCGCTGCGCCGCATTACGGTGGAGATCGGCGAGAAGAAGGGCGGGCCCACACGCAACACAGGTTTTGTGATCACCGCGGCGTCGGAGGTCATGGCCGTCATGGCGCTGGCCAGCGGCTTTGAAGATCTGCGGCGCCGGCTGGACGCCATCGTCGTGGGCGTCTCCAAGAGCGGAAAGCCGGTGCGCGCGGCCGATTTGAAGGCCACCGGAGCCATGATGGCGTTGCTGGCTGAGGCCATTCTGCCCAACCTGGTGCAGACCACCGAAGGCACTCCGGCCATGGTGCATACCGGCCCCTTCGGCAATATCGCTCACGGGACCAGCAGCATCGTCTCCCACAATATGGGAATCCGCCTGGCCGACTACGTGGTCAATGAAGCCGGATTCGCCGCTGATCTGGGAGCAGAAAAGTATTTTGATATTGTCATGCGATCGTCGGGCATCGCGCCTTCCTGCGCGGTGCTGGTGAGCACCGTGCAGAGCTTGCGCAACCAGGGTGAAGGCGATCTGGAGAAAGGCTTCCCCAACCTGGCGCGCCACATCCAGAACCTGAAGAACTTTGGCGTTCCGGTGGTGGTGGCGATCAATCGCTTCCCCAATGACACCGACGCCGACTTAAAGCGCATGGCCGATTACTGCGCCCAGCACGGCGCGGAGTTCGCCTTGAGCGAAGCCTACGCCAAAGGCGGCGCCGGCGCCGAGCAGCTCGCCGAAAAAGTAGTGCAGACGATTGAGAAGAACCCCAATCCCAACGTCCAACCCATCTACGCGCTGGAAGACGCCATGGAAGACAAGATTGCCAAAGTGGCCACCGGCATCTACGGCGCGGGCGGCGTCAACTTCAGCGACAAAGCCAAAGCCAAGCTACAACAGTTCAAGGACTGGGGTTTCAGCAAACTGCCGGTGTGCATCGCCAAGACGCAGTATTCGTTCACCGATAATCCCAAGGTCCTGGGGGCGCCCACCGGTTGGACGCTCAACGTGACCGACGCCTCGCTCTCCGCCGGTGCCGGATTTGTGGTGGTGATCTCCGGCAACATGATGCTGATGCCCGGACTGCCCAAGGTTTCGCGCGCGATGAGCGTGGACGTGAACGCCAAGGGAGAGATTATTGGCGTGTAA
- a CDS encoding tail fiber protein, translated as MRRNSFARSFASATTLGLFLMLSCASAIVRADDGGKQQVPVIEKVTFTFDSGNPSPVQMDIFGKGFGNAFPPAVVLDGLDQSVHSFTDTHITVAPTKIAPGSYVLRVTRASNRRGDKKGDDGDDADSRTAQFDATIGAVGAKGDKGDKGDTGAQGAQGPAGPEGKAGAQGPAGPQGAIGPIGPIGPIGPQGPKGDKGETGQQGPQGPPGNSSNLFGANTQGAAAGNGRSCNIGEIILSAGSVTSGVPADGQTLQIAQNPALFNQLGTRFGGDGKTTFGVPDLRSAAPNGLTYSICDSGIIPTKR; from the coding sequence ATGCGACGCAACAGCTTTGCGCGGAGCTTTGCCTCCGCCACTACACTCGGACTCTTCCTGATGCTTTCTTGCGCGTCCGCAATCGTGCGCGCCGACGACGGAGGGAAACAGCAAGTCCCGGTCATCGAAAAAGTGACGTTCACGTTTGACTCCGGCAATCCCAGCCCGGTGCAAATGGACATTTTCGGCAAAGGCTTTGGCAACGCCTTTCCGCCGGCTGTTGTACTGGATGGGCTGGACCAGTCCGTCCACTCGTTTACGGATACGCACATCACGGTGGCGCCGACTAAGATCGCGCCGGGAAGCTACGTTCTGCGGGTCACCCGCGCCAGCAATCGTCGCGGCGACAAGAAGGGCGACGACGGCGATGACGCTGACAGCAGGACCGCGCAGTTTGACGCCACCATCGGCGCCGTCGGAGCGAAGGGCGACAAAGGCGACAAGGGAGACACCGGCGCGCAGGGAGCGCAAGGCCCCGCCGGTCCGGAAGGCAAGGCTGGCGCGCAGGGACCTGCCGGACCGCAGGGAGCTATCGGGCCCATCGGACCGATCGGCCCTATTGGACCGCAAGGTCCCAAGGGCGACAAAGGTGAGACCGGGCAGCAAGGCCCGCAGGGCCCTCCCGGAAACTCCAGCAATCTTTTTGGCGCGAATACACAAGGAGCAGCTGCTGGCAACGGACGCTCCTGCAACATCGGCGAAATCATTCTGAGTGCCGGCTCGGTTACCTCGGGTGTCCCCGCGGACGGCCAGACATTGCAGATTGCACAGAACCCGGCGTTGTTCAACCAGTTGGGAACCAGGTTTGGCGGCGATGGCAAGACTACCTTCGGCGTCCCTGATCTGCGCAGTGCAGCGCCCAACGGACTTACCTACTCTATCTGCGATAGCGGGATCATACCCACCAAGCGATAG
- a CDS encoding prepilin-type N-terminal cleavage/methylation domain-containing protein encodes MARQRSSRAAAGVTLLEMLIAVAIFGVITAAVFEQVDSMQKRSASEAMKLDMSQQAREFLDQTVRDLHMAGYPKSSMYASMPDNTDPRVAAGLVAVSPTSILMEGDVNQEGQVYSVTIGYVASDSNDPNCPCVRRYAVPKTPGSPLAQPTTINYTETNQVYPPGTGAGQSGEDLFAFYDINGNPIDVTGGVNISTTSGQATIASIRTIKINLSLVTTLRDPASGGYMRTSMSATSRLSQ; translated from the coding sequence ATGGCCAGACAGCGCAGTAGCCGCGCGGCGGCGGGCGTTACCCTGCTGGAGATGTTGATTGCCGTGGCCATCTTCGGCGTCATTACCGCGGCGGTGTTCGAACAGGTTGACAGCATGCAGAAAAGGTCAGCATCGGAAGCCATGAAACTGGACATGAGCCAGCAGGCGCGCGAGTTTCTGGACCAGACGGTGCGCGATCTGCACATGGCCGGCTATCCCAAGTCTTCCATGTATGCCAGCATGCCGGACAACACTGATCCCCGCGTGGCCGCGGGCCTGGTGGCGGTTTCGCCCACGAGCATTCTGATGGAAGGCGACGTCAACCAGGAAGGGCAGGTCTACAGCGTGACCATCGGCTACGTCGCCAGCGATTCCAATGATCCCAATTGCCCCTGCGTACGGCGTTACGCCGTACCCAAGACACCGGGAAGTCCGCTGGCGCAGCCGACAACCATTAACTACACGGAAACCAACCAGGTCTATCCCCCAGGCACCGGCGCGGGACAATCCGGCGAGGACCTGTTTGCGTTTTATGACATCAATGGCAATCCGATAGACGTAACTGGAGGAGTGAACATCTCCACGACAAGCGGTCAAGCCACCATCGCTTCCATCCGTACCATCAAGATCAATCTCAGCCTGGTCACCACGCTTCGTGATCCGGCCAGCGGGGGCTACATGCGAACTTCGATGTCCGCAACCTCAAGGTTGAGCCAATGA
- a CDS encoding prepilin-type N-terminal cleavage/methylation domain-containing protein: MKTVAQIRCSSSRGRSGGFTLIELLIAMTILTVGLLGSMGIIFVATANNGRSKLNTTAATLAESTMEKIVAIPQSATGPAAMTQVNDCAGNAFVVDTNPGGSPLIAPGAFDAAVDYTQAPVPNYSMQYGGCPAGSGVRYDVRWRIDPGPTPGTQLVTVSAKAMVGNASPAAVFARPVTLHNYRGNL; the protein is encoded by the coding sequence ATGAAAACAGTGGCGCAAATTCGGTGTTCCAGTTCCCGCGGGCGCTCAGGCGGCTTCACCCTGATCGAACTGCTGATCGCGATGACCATTTTGACGGTAGGGCTGCTAGGGAGCATGGGGATCATCTTTGTGGCCACGGCCAATAACGGACGCTCCAAGCTGAACACCACCGCGGCCACCCTGGCTGAGAGCACCATGGAAAAGATCGTGGCCATTCCGCAGAGCGCAACCGGTCCTGCCGCGATGACGCAGGTCAACGATTGTGCCGGCAACGCTTTTGTTGTGGATACAAATCCCGGCGGCTCGCCGCTAATTGCCCCGGGAGCGTTTGACGCAGCCGTGGACTACACCCAGGCGCCAGTCCCCAATTACTCGATGCAGTATGGCGGGTGCCCGGCAGGTTCGGGTGTACGGTATGACGTGCGCTGGAGAATTGATCCCGGCCCAACGCCGGGTACGCAACTGGTTACGGTGAGCGCCAAAGCCATGGTTGGCAACGCGAGCCCGGCGGCGGTTTTTGCCCGGCCCGTTACTTTGCATAATTATCGGGGGAATTTGTAA
- a CDS encoding prepilin-type N-terminal cleavage/methylation domain-containing protein, with amino-acid sequence MRLAEKKSRAGFSLTELLIVLAIMLVVGGLALPSISRVVDNAKLKSAAEQLASFYQQARIRSTQDNTYYEVLSTPPGARPAQVCLDLDGDGLCAPTEPQVQLSGLVTLNNTGLPVTMDQTTLGFTPISLESSVMYNQQDHMVPGLAWNGRGLPCQRTSTTSGCVNLIPSGSVAWVQYLQMQRSTVDISYAAVTVSPTGRVKIWVYTPAPGGGRSWN; translated from the coding sequence GTGAGGTTGGCGGAAAAGAAATCACGAGCGGGGTTCAGCCTGACGGAGCTGCTGATCGTTCTGGCGATCATGCTGGTCGTCGGAGGACTTGCTCTCCCCAGCATCTCCCGCGTGGTGGACAACGCCAAACTGAAATCGGCCGCCGAGCAGTTGGCCAGCTTTTATCAGCAGGCCCGCATACGGTCCACCCAGGACAACACCTATTACGAAGTGTTGAGCACGCCGCCGGGCGCGCGTCCAGCGCAGGTTTGCCTGGACCTGGACGGCGATGGACTCTGTGCTCCCACGGAACCGCAAGTGCAGTTGTCTGGGCTGGTCACTTTGAACAACACGGGACTGCCCGTGACCATGGACCAGACCACCTTGGGCTTCACGCCCATCTCCCTGGAAAGCTCCGTGATGTACAACCAGCAGGACCACATGGTGCCGGGCCTGGCCTGGAACGGACGCGGCCTGCCGTGCCAGCGAACATCCACGACGTCCGGTTGCGTGAACTTGATTCCCTCCGGCTCGGTGGCCTGGGTGCAATATTTGCAGATGCAGCGTTCCACGGTGGACATTTCCTACGCCGCGGTCACCGTGAGCCCCACGGGCAGGGTCAAAATATGGGTTTACACGCCGGCCCCAGGCGGTGGAAGAAGTTGGAATTAG
- a CDS encoding division/cell wall cluster transcriptional repressor MraZ: MFRGNHPTRVDEKGRLKVPAEFKRLIDEKYGTQFYITSLDGKVAQVYPFEEWQRIEQKLAQLSNFNPTKKKLLSRTNYYGQVVEMDGQGRLLMPALLRDAAGIKGEVAVVGNLTYLEVQSIERYQKDIEDNPITSDDEKTLDELGI, encoded by the coding sequence ATGTTTCGCGGCAACCATCCAACTCGCGTGGACGAAAAGGGACGGCTCAAGGTCCCCGCGGAGTTCAAGCGCCTCATAGACGAGAAGTACGGAACGCAATTTTACATCACTTCTTTGGACGGAAAGGTTGCTCAAGTATATCCCTTCGAGGAATGGCAGCGGATCGAGCAGAAGCTGGCGCAGCTATCGAATTTCAACCCGACCAAGAAAAAGCTTTTGAGCCGCACCAACTATTACGGCCAGGTTGTCGAGATGGACGGGCAGGGGCGCTTGCTGATGCCGGCGCTGCTGCGCGACGCGGCCGGGATCAAGGGCGAAGTGGCGGTGGTGGGCAATCTTACTTACCTGGAAGTGCAGAGCATCGAGCGCTACCAGAAGGACATCGAAGACAACCCGATCACGTCGGACGATGAGAAGACACTCGACGAACTGGGCATCTAG